A single genomic interval of Penaeus chinensis breed Huanghai No. 1 chromosome 23, ASM1920278v2, whole genome shotgun sequence harbors:
- the LOC125037427 gene encoding cyclin-T-like isoform X2, translated as MTTMCLQYKPTVVACVCIYIVCTWSHYEIQRATEGKDWFWYVDKSVTLELLETLTAEFLAILDKCPNRLKKIMNSSQHTDDRSKSSQGGSSSSSLSSSRAVTGGSSSSVPSSRSHDHNSHNKSGVKVPQSQPHQHPQPPKLNLKEYNEKREKERREREKMRDRDVVDPREGRQFTLVSTSHSSQSAPPSTVATIASSHSLHSVLPSSRGKSSKGSSGRSSHPEHAKASAAHSTNHKTHGHGTTNQGSRGDAQPPLEALRVGTADARQDQRREISARSDSDRFDKSNRTSSSVVDGRLPGHETKPSVSDIRQHHVVDIKHSRQSLDAAVLERKSEIKHEQRMAERKPPEPKLEQVKVKTDIKTEIKTEIKEEKTSDTKSEAKEYNTIFHNSDMSDFTLNDFLSDNNFLNLNDGPPDELFDNSDSETKPDVSTILEDKNLLPQPAHQKSKSPGASQQQQQQQQVQQTQHQQHHTSSSNTAGVVSNASSNGEQRVSDSATAAPNYHNPRYHSATNGSVPPPQPTQTTPQHSSKSSSGSKRSRESERRNSERGEAELVPMVTKLEDTKYRTALSDPATPIKVRAEAQNLAMANATSKPTAATHSAPAPAVPEPVQKNPSEHVLRMKLPRPDHLKESQPDPTTVLMVGGVAGTEHKKHKHDHPHHKHKEKKKHKHKDKDKHKDREHKEHKEHKKEKKHKKHKDKDKERDRSRPGEDAGSAPIKITIAKDKVLYTPEPGSVPLRTHSTTATPVAPPINTTSANTTPSIPKFKIQKSRLKQKDLFGGTSSTSPESSPAGDLARDTPTTSLKIKISRDRLRPEKESKKRDRDRSPGDIQAAKVPRNGSEARSTHASPQVPIKDLDPSRWSSQRQ; from the exons ATGACCACGATGTGTCTACAGTACAAACCCACAGTGgtggcatgtgtatgtatatacatagtgtgcACTTGGAGCCATTATGAG ATCCAGCGGGCGACAGAAGGCAAGGACTGGTTCTGGTATGTGGACAAGTCAGTGACGCTAGAGCTCCTGGAGACGCTGACAGCTGAGTTCCTGGCCATTCTGGACAAGTGCCCCAACCGGCTGAAGAAGATCATGAACTCCTCCCAGCACACAGACGACCGGAGCAAGAGCAGTCAGGGCggttcatcatcctcatcactctcGTCTTCAAGGGCTGTAACGGGAGGTTCATCATCATCTGTCCCATCATCCAGGAGTCATGATCATAACTCTCATAATAAATCAG GCGTCAAAGTGCCACAGTCTCAGCCTCACCAGCACCCCCAGCCCCCAAAGCTGAACCTTAAGGAATATAATGAGAAGCGTGAGAAGGAGCGGCGCGAGCGAGAGAAGATGCGCGACCGGGATGTGGTGGACCCGCGCGAGGGCCGGCAGTTCACGCTGGTGTCAACTTCACACTCCTCGCAGTCAGCACCCCCCTCCACTGTTGCCACTATCGCCTCGTCGCACTCGCTGCACTCAGTCCTGCCTAGCTCCCGGGGCAAGAGCAGCAAGGGCAGCAGCGGGCGTAGCAGCCACCCTGAGCATGCCAAGGCCTCGGCTGCGCATAGCACCAACCACAAGACACATGGCCATGGCACCACCAACCAGGGATCCCGGGGAGATGCCCAACCCCCCCTGGAGGCGTTGCGGGTGGGCACAGCTGATGCTCGGCAGGACCAGCGGAGAGAAATTAGTGCACGTAGTGATAGTGATCGCTTTGACAAAAGCAACAGGACTAGTAGCAGTGTCGTGGACGGCAGATTGCCGGGACACGAGACAAAACCTAGTGTATCGGACATTAGACAGCATCATGTAGTAGATATTAAGCACTCTAGACAGTCTTTAGATGCCGCAGTgttagaaagaaaaagtgaaataaaacatGAACAAAGAATGGCAGAACGTAAACCTCCTGAGCCAAAGTTAGAGCAAGTGAAAgtaaagacagatataaaaacagagataaagacagaaataaaagaagagaaaacgtcAGACACTAAATCCGAAGCAAAGGAGTACAACACAATTTTCCATAATAGTGACATGTCTGATTTTACTCTGAACGACTTTTTGAGTGATAATAATTTCCTGAACTTAAATGACGGGCCCCCAGATGAGCTGTTTGACAATTCCGATAGTGAGACAAAGCCTGATGTTTCAACCATACTGGAAGATAAGAACTTGTTACCACAGCCAGCTCACCAGAAGAGCAAGTCCCCTGGTGCAagtcagcaacagcagcagcagcagcaggtgcAGCAGACTCAGCACCAACAACATCAtaccagcagcagcaacactGCTGGGGTTGTGAGTAATGCCAGTAGCAATGGCGAACAGCGGGTCAGTGACAGTGCCACAGCAGCACCCAACTACCACAATCCTCGATACCACAGTGCCACCAACGGGTCAGTACCTCCGCCACAGCCGACTCAGACGACTCCCCAGCACTCTTCTAAGAGCTCCTCTGGCAGTAAGAggtcgagggagagcgagagacggaacAGTGAGCGGGGCGAGGCAGAGCTGGTGCCGATGGTCACGAAGCTGGAGGATACCAAGTATCGCACAGCTCTCAGCGACCCGGCGACTCCCATTAAAGTGCGTGCCGAAGCGCAGAACTTGGCCATGGCAAATGCGACCTCAAAACCCACTGCTGCGACGCACAGTGCTCCTGCACCAGCAGTTCCTGAACCTGTACAGAAGAACCCAAGTGAGCACGTGCTGCGCATGAAGCTTCCGCGACCTGATCACCTGAAGGAGTCTCAGCCTGACCCCACCACTGTCCTCATGGTAGGGGGTGTGGCAGGCACAGAACACAAGAAACACAAGCATGACCATCCTCATCACAagcacaaggagaagaagaagcataagCATAAGGACAAGGATAAGCACAAGGATAGAGAACATAAGGAACACAAAGAacacaagaaggagaaaaagcacAAAAAGCATAAGGACAAGGACAAAGAGCGGGACAGGAGCCGACCTGGAGAGGATGCTGGCAGCGCTCCCATCAAGATCACCATAGCAAAGGACAAGGTCTTGTACACACCAGAGCCAGGCTCAGTGCCCTTGAGGACCCACTCCACCACAGCAACGCCCGTGGCTCCACCCATAAACACCACCAGTGCTAACACAACTCCCAGCATCCCTAAGTTCAAGATCCAAAAGTCTCGCCTCAAGCAAAAGGACCTGTTTGGAGGCACATCGTCGACTTCCCCCGAGAGCAGTCCTGCTGGTGACCTGGCCCGAGACACTCCTACTACCTCTCTAAAGATCAAGATCAGTCGGGACCGCCTGCGTCCTGAAAAGGAATCGAAGAAAAGAGACCGGGACCGAAGCCCCGGGGACATCCAGGCGGCCAAGGTCCCACGCAACGGCAGTGAGGCTCGGTCCACCCACGCATCCCCTCAG GTACCCATAAAGGACTTGGATCCCAGTAGGTGGAGCTCTCAGAGGCAGTAG